A single genomic interval of Chloracidobacterium validum harbors:
- a CDS encoding dipeptide epimerase, translated as MRLVARPWTLELKAPFTLAVGSRTTTPAVLVELHHGGLIGYGEVALPPYLGWTPSGVCEALSRIDWADDADPLNLDARLATAAAAVGELPPALAAVDIALHDLFGKVIGRPLYVLWGFDLARIPATSLTLGLDTPEALRRKASQATDYRILKLKLGGADDRALVQAVRDVTDRPLSVDANQGWQDRVAALDFIGWLAEQNVLFVEQPFSAARVADHAWLTERSPLPIIGDEAIRTLSDVVRAPGVYHGVNVKLAKCGGLRAAQAILTTARALGLRTLLGCMTETSCAISAAVQLSPLADWADLDGAALIAHDPFEGARLVNGRMLPQPDPGIGAHPRTSQ; from the coding sequence ATGCGTTTGGTTGCGCGTCCGTGGACACTGGAACTCAAAGCGCCGTTTACCCTGGCGGTTGGCAGCCGGACGACCACCCCGGCCGTGCTCGTGGAGCTGCACCATGGCGGGTTGATTGGCTACGGTGAAGTTGCCCTGCCGCCGTACTTGGGATGGACACCATCCGGCGTCTGCGAGGCGTTGAGCCGGATTGACTGGGCAGACGATGCCGACCCCCTAAACCTGGATGCCCGGCTGGCGACGGCTGCCGCCGCAGTGGGCGAGCTGCCGCCCGCGCTGGCTGCGGTGGACATCGCGCTCCATGACTTGTTTGGCAAGGTCATCGGACGGCCGCTCTACGTGCTCTGGGGATTTGATCTGGCGCGGATTCCGGCGACGTCGTTGACCCTGGGACTGGATACGCCCGAAGCCCTTCGACGCAAGGCATCACAGGCAACTGACTATCGAATTCTCAAGCTCAAGCTGGGTGGGGCTGATGACCGGGCGCTGGTGCAGGCTGTGCGCGACGTGACTGACCGACCGCTTTCCGTGGATGCCAATCAGGGTTGGCAGGACCGCGTGGCGGCGCTGGATTTCATCGGCTGGTTGGCTGAACAAAACGTCCTGTTCGTTGAACAGCCGTTTTCGGCCGCGCGGGTCGCCGATCATGCCTGGCTGACCGAGCGCAGCCCACTGCCGATTATTGGCGATGAGGCCATTCGGACGCTGTCGGATGTCGTTCGCGCGCCGGGGGTTTACCACGGTGTCAATGTCAAGCTGGCCAAGTGCGGCGGGTTACGCGCCGCCCAGGCCATATTGACGACGGCGCGGGCGCTTGGGCTGCGAACCCTCCTGGGGTGCATGACTGAAACATCCTGCGCGATTTCCGCTGCCGTCCAGCTTTCGCCGCTTGCCGACTGGGCTGATTTGGATGGCGCGGCGCTCATTGCCCACGATCCCTTTGAAGGCGCGCGGTTGGTCAATGGGCGGATGCTGCCCCAGCCCGATCCGGGGATCGGCGCGCATCCCAGAACCAGTCAGTGA
- a CDS encoding M14 family zinc carboxypeptidase, with protein sequence MPGLSGATLAFVERLAAHYDRYVVQGATPRLTAAALAAHLQDLAAQDGRIKVDVAGRSAVGRPIHRVMVGQGRRRVLMWTQMHGDEPTATLAVLDILSALNYFGQDPALDTTLREVQVCILPMLNPDGAEVFQRRTAQGIDLNRDARCLRTVEAQTLKRTHDTFVPDYAFNLHDQNPRYTVGESRRLTAMAFLAPAHDASGKDNVARRRAKRLAAALVQLLTPYISGHMARFDDTHEPRSFGDAMQGWGTSVVLVESGGWRNDPEKAFLRKLNTILLLGALHAIAGDECDEIEVSAYEALPTNTNHFYDLIFESAKLDFGNGIPPITADIAINLNDSWQASPADITRGRVMDVGDLRDYEANERWSLAGQSVNGTELSLDAEIDVDMLRAIARPSAPS encoded by the coding sequence ATGCCGGGCTTATCCGGGGCAACCCTCGCCTTTGTCGAGCGGCTTGCCGCGCACTATGACCGTTATGTCGTTCAGGGAGCCACGCCCCGCCTGACGGCGGCGGCGCTGGCGGCTCACTTGCAAGACCTCGCGGCTCAAGACGGGCGCATCAAGGTTGATGTTGCGGGTCGGTCAGCCGTCGGGCGGCCGATTCACCGGGTGATGGTTGGGCAGGGCCGGCGGCGCGTTCTGATGTGGACGCAGATGCACGGCGACGAACCGACCGCCACCCTGGCCGTGCTCGACATCCTGAGCGCCCTCAACTACTTCGGACAGGACCCGGCACTGGATACGACGCTCAGGGAAGTCCAGGTCTGCATCCTTCCAATGCTCAACCCAGACGGGGCAGAGGTTTTCCAACGGCGGACAGCCCAGGGCATTGATCTCAACCGGGATGCCCGTTGCTTGCGGACGGTCGAAGCGCAAACCCTCAAGCGGACGCACGATACCTTCGTCCCGGACTACGCCTTCAACCTACACGACCAAAACCCACGCTACACAGTTGGGGAGAGTCGCCGCTTGACCGCCATGGCGTTTCTCGCGCCCGCGCACGATGCTTCCGGCAAGGACAACGTCGCCCGTCGCCGCGCCAAACGGCTGGCAGCGGCGCTGGTCCAGCTTTTGACGCCTTACATTTCCGGCCACATGGCCCGCTTTGACGATACCCATGAGCCGCGTAGCTTTGGCGATGCCATGCAAGGCTGGGGAACGAGCGTCGTCCTGGTCGAATCAGGTGGCTGGCGCAATGATCCGGAAAAGGCTTTTCTGCGGAAGCTCAACACAATTCTGCTGCTAGGCGCGCTTCACGCCATTGCCGGCGACGAATGTGACGAGATAGAAGTATCGGCCTATGAAGCGCTTCCCACCAATACGAACCACTTCTATGACCTGATTTTTGAGTCCGCCAAGCTTGACTTCGGCAATGGCATTCCGCCAATCACCGCCGACATTGCCATCAACCTCAACGACAGTTGGCAGGCGTCGCCGGCGGATATTACGCGCGGGCGGGTGATGGACGTGGGCGACCTGCGGGACTATGAAGCCAATGAACGCTGGTCGCTGGCCGGGCAATCGGTCAATGGCACCGAACTCAGCCTCGACGCCGAGATTGATGTGGACATGCTCCGCGCTATCGCGCGGCCCAGCGCGCCTTCCTGA
- a CDS encoding citrate synthase, with protein sequence MAHEDFVKGLEGVLAAQSSICFIDGAAGRLTYRGIDIQDLAENSTFEETAYFLLFGTLPQQTELDAFIKQLQTEREVPAEIYTLLRTLPSTATPMEVLRTATSALSAYDPDGHDNSDAANVRKAVRLIAQMTTLTTAYDRIRRGLDPIQPDPSLSTAESFLYGLTGEKPHPSSARVFDVCLILHADHELNASTFAARVIASTLSDVHAAVTGAIGALAGSLHGGANQRVLEMLLEIGELDRVEAYVDNLFANKKKIMGFGHRVYRTMDPRATVLRKFAKQLGEDVGNTKWYEMAERIEQLAFDRKKLYPNVDFFSAPVFYTLNIPVDLFTPIFACSRIAGWVAHTVEQLRDNRLIRPLALYTGAEKANYIPMAER encoded by the coding sequence ATGGCGCACGAGGACTTTGTCAAAGGTTTGGAGGGCGTGTTGGCAGCGCAATCATCCATTTGTTTTATTGATGGCGCGGCGGGTCGCCTGACATATCGCGGGATTGATATTCAGGACTTGGCTGAAAACTCGACGTTCGAGGAAACGGCGTATTTTTTATTGTTCGGCACTTTACCCCAGCAAACTGAACTGGACGCCTTTATCAAGCAACTGCAAACCGAACGGGAAGTTCCGGCCGAAATCTACACCTTGCTGCGAACGTTGCCGTCCACGGCGACGCCGATGGAAGTGCTGCGCACGGCAACGTCTGCGCTCTCGGCCTACGATCCGGACGGACACGACAATAGTGATGCGGCCAATGTTCGCAAGGCGGTGCGCCTCATCGCCCAGATGACGACGCTCACCACGGCGTATGACCGCATCCGGCGCGGACTGGACCCAATCCAACCAGACCCATCGCTTTCCACGGCAGAAAGCTTCCTCTATGGACTCACGGGCGAAAAACCCCATCCGTCCAGTGCCCGCGTGTTTGACGTATGCCTGATCCTGCACGCCGACCATGAGCTGAACGCTTCGACCTTCGCCGCCCGGGTGATTGCGTCAACGTTGTCGGATGTCCATGCGGCCGTTACTGGCGCGATTGGCGCACTGGCCGGCTCGCTCCACGGCGGGGCCAACCAGCGCGTGCTGGAAATGCTGCTCGAAATTGGGGAACTCGACCGAGTCGAAGCTTACGTGGACAACCTCTTTGCCAATAAGAAGAAGATCATGGGCTTTGGGCATCGGGTATATCGCACGATGGACCCACGCGCGACCGTCCTGCGCAAGTTTGCCAAGCAGTTGGGTGAAGACGTTGGTAACACGAAGTGGTACGAAATGGCCGAACGGATTGAGCAACTCGCTTTTGACCGCAAGAAGCTCTATCCCAATGTGGACTTTTTCTCCGCGCCGGTCTTTTACACGCTCAATATCCCAGTAGACCTGTTCACGCCAATTTTTGCGTGCAGCCGCATCGCGGGCTGGGTAGCCCATACGGTCGAGCAGTTGCGTGACAACCGGCTCATCCGTCCACTTGCGCTTTACACCGGAGCGGAAAAGGCGAACTACATCCCCATGGCGGAACGCTAG
- the rfaE1 gene encoding D-glycero-beta-D-manno-heptose-7-phosphate kinase: MLPKPPWPTYPEYESALAALNGQRILVLGDVMLDEFFWGRANRIAPEAPVPVVEVERESYALGGAANVAANIRSLGGLPFVIGVVGDDLAAEHLRDAMLRWHLEWQGLVVDASRPTTRKTRVMVNAHQLARFDRESRQPISTAIEADLLARIDDWLPQVSAVAVSDYDKGALTPNLLRQVLTRARQRGLPVALDPKPARFTAYQPVTVVTPNHLEAAAIAQLPITDEASLEAACRCLSAMIGAAHVLVTRGEAGMTLYEATGQMQHIPAAAREVYDVTGAGDTVLAALALGLSAGLTLPQSAHIANRAAGVVVGKLGTATARPEEVLAGQATSALPPAR; encoded by the coding sequence ATGCTCCCGAAACCACCTTGGCCGACCTACCCTGAATATGAATCAGCCCTAGCCGCGCTGAATGGGCAGCGCATCCTCGTCCTAGGGGACGTGATGCTCGACGAGTTCTTTTGGGGACGCGCCAACCGCATCGCGCCAGAAGCGCCCGTGCCGGTGGTCGAAGTTGAGCGTGAGAGCTACGCGCTGGGTGGCGCGGCAAATGTCGCAGCCAACATCCGTTCACTGGGGGGACTACCGTTTGTGATTGGCGTCGTTGGCGACGACCTTGCCGCCGAGCACCTCCGCGACGCCATGCTGCGCTGGCACCTGGAATGGCAGGGGCTGGTCGTGGATGCCAGCCGCCCGACGACGCGCAAGACCCGCGTGATGGTCAACGCCCACCAACTGGCCCGCTTCGACCGCGAATCCCGGCAACCCATTTCCACCGCCATCGAAGCCGACCTTCTGGCCAGGATTGATGACTGGTTGCCACAGGTGAGCGCCGTCGCCGTATCAGATTACGATAAAGGCGCGCTCACGCCGAATCTTTTGCGGCAGGTGCTGACGCGCGCGCGCCAGCGTGGTCTGCCGGTGGCACTTGATCCGAAGCCGGCCCGCTTCACCGCTTATCAACCGGTCACGGTCGTGACGCCCAACCACCTCGAAGCCGCGGCCATTGCTCAACTACCGATCACGGACGAGGCGTCACTGGAAGCGGCCTGCCGATGCCTTTCCGCCATGATTGGCGCAGCTCATGTGCTCGTTACACGTGGCGAAGCGGGCATGACGCTCTATGAAGCCACGGGGCAGATGCAGCACATCCCGGCCGCCGCGCGCGAAGTCTATGATGTGACCGGTGCCGGCGACACGGTTCTGGCGGCGCTCGCCCTTGGGCTGAGTGCCGGACTCACCCTGCCCCAATCCGCCCACATCGCCAACCGCGCCGCCGGTGTGGTGGTAGGCAAACTGGGCACGGCGACCGCCCGACCGGAAGAAGTGCTTGCCGGGCAAGCCACCTCGGCGCTCCCACCGGCGCGTTGA